Genomic window (Eptesicus fuscus isolate TK198812 chromosome 17, DD_ASM_mEF_20220401, whole genome shotgun sequence):
AAGGTATATGACTTTTCTCTCTTGTCTTAGAATGAAATGGGTGGAATTTGCAATGTAGCTCTTTTGGGGGTCCTGATTTCATTCCCAAGGGTTTTGCTATTCTCTCCATACTCTAGATTAaggataaaattttctttaaaatcttttcctCTTCAGTCTATCACCAAATACTGATGAGTATTCCTTAAAAATGTCCATTTCTTCCTCATCGATTTATATACCCTTTACCTTCACCATTTTTTTAATGGACTCAGTTTGCTTACCTCCTATTTGTCCttgtcctctctccttccccatgcCATTGTTTTCATTAAGTACTTTCCTCCGTTTTTGTGCTCCCCTATGGTCAGGCTCTACATGTGCCATACTGATTCAAAGATACGCTTTTAGGCAGAACATTTCTTTATCATTATATGTTTTTGCTAAATAGATAAATCTACTTATGATGATCTCTCATTTATGCCAGAGCTCAATTATggcaaacatatattttatttgatatagGCCTGTACTTCTTGACCATCTACGAGAAACTAGGGCTGACAAGAAGAGACTTCGGAAAGCCTTAAGAGAATTTgaagaacaattttttaaacaaacaggaAGGTAAGTTTGCAGAGGAATATTTTAAGTTACTATTTCCTGGGGACCTGTTGTTAAGAATGAACTAAAAGTTTTTGAGGAACAGTGACTCTATACAAGATATAAACAATTCCCATAATGACTTAGACCCAGGATTTGTCTAATGCAACATTCTGATAATCCATTATTAGGTATGTTTTATGGAAGGCTGTAACTATCAAGTATgacataaaagtttaaaaaataaaggatgaaCTCCAAAAATCCctaactttaaataataaatataactatTGAATTTACCTAAagctttaaaaatctgatttttcaGCCCAAATAACTTATTTGTTCTACAAGTTATTCtctaatttattaaataattcttcctttcctttaaaTATATCTCTTAAACTTTAGGATCTGCCCTTCTTTTATTTCAGGATTTTGGTCAGGATTCTTTCTGCTCCTTCAAAAATATTTAGCTATATCCTCtatttgtcttctctttttctgtgtTGTCCCAGTGTCTCATTATGTACTCCATTAATTTCCTCTAAATTTTGGTGTATAGATGGGTTACTGATCTACTTCTGGAAGAGACAGTGACAAATCACTTAACTATCCTGAGCCTGCTTCCATGATGAAATGACTGCACATAGCTGTCACAGGGGACATCAGTCTTAAATAATAAAGGGTATAATTTTCCCAAAGTCACCAAGTTATTTAGGTGGCAAAGGTGGGAGTCAGTGTCAGTGCTGCACTGACTCCTCGGTTGTCCTCTCCATCTACACATCTGCCTTTCCTGAACTGCTTTCATTTCAGCAGAATGAGGTTGCCCTGATGGAGAGAGGCTATTTTCTAAAGCATCTTGAAAAAGTGTAAGTCTACTCACCTCTTAAGCCACGTGTCCATTTCAGTCCTTCAGGGCTGTTCACTAAAACTGGACCCACTAAGTCAAAAACTTTATGCATTTAGCAAATACAGATGTAACCAACCTAGTTTTCTGCTTGGAATCTTCCTTTCCAATTGATTGGTACAAGTCCAAGTTACTTTTTTGCTGATGCTAACTAATCTAGTGAGAATATTACATGGCTGTTAAACTTAGACTATAAAACATAATTTGTTTTTGCAATTTCCATTTTTCCCTTTATAAAATTTCCACAtaacttttacatttatatttttacctATTTGAACTGATGAATCTACTATGAAGAGTTTGAGAACTTTTGTACTAGTAGTCTTGACTAGTGGATCTGCAGTGGTACTTGACATAAATTCTGATATACAGGGAAGTTAGTTATGTTCCACATAACAGTATTCTACTGAACCTATTAGTCCTGAATCCATTTCAGATAATCCTGTTTGACTGAGGTTGTATGCCCTCTTGTGGTAATACATTTTAACTAAATGCAAAAGTGGTGATATAATACAAATTATTGCATGGCTATGAAATATGTATCTTAAACTTGTTTTCATAAGACATTTTATTGGAAAGGCCTAACTACCCATAAGGTAACATAACCATGCACATGGATTACTAAAAATTTTAAGCTAATATAAATGTTCTTATAATATTTATCATGCATGAGACATTTATCATGTAGACTTTACATTATTAACAGTTATGAGCCAGGAACTATGCTAATTAACactttaagcatgttttataTAATGGTAAAACTGCTTCAGGAAATACTAGCAAAATTTTTCATTTGGGCCAATGCACTCTTATTTATTAGCCAAAATGGAGTACACAGAACCAGGGAAAGTTACAGAATGGATTATTCATGTTTTCCTATAAAATAGATAATTATTCacttatatatgtgtacacatattAAGGCAGCATTTAGACACCCAGGCATGATAAATTTGGCCCATAAGACAGAATGGAGGCAAAGGAattatgttatataatttttacatttaaaaggaaCCCTGTCTATAGATTTGAGTACTATTCTGAGTTCTGTACTAGAAATTGCAGAACAATTTCTAGTATAGTGGTGCAATACAAGTAGATAACTACCTTTTAGGGGGGATTagcttttttatttgttgagatataaatatatctttatcaGTACTGGGAAAATAGAAGAGGGTATAGGTAAAGCATTAAATATTTGCTGTTTACCTATTTTCAGTCATAGTAATATTGgagaatatttgttttctatattcaGTAGCAATTGTGGTGACTTCTTATGTTTTCTACCCATTGTATTTTCAAGTAATGGgtaaaaatgtcttaaaagcaATTGGCCATCTTATCAAGCATGAGTCTTCTGAGATCCTGAAGCAATTATTGCACTTTGGGGAACATGTCCTGGCAACATTTTTTGTGGGAAGGCAAATGGTTTTAACTGCATGTGTTTCCCAATTGTTGTTCAAAGTTCATGGCAAGAACATATAGTAGTTAAAATGCATATGTATACAATTCTATGCATTATCATGTCTAGTCTTAGAATAGTTTGCTAAGAGAACCACTGAAATTTACACTCGTAGATTTCTTAAAGAACTCAGTGATTCCACTATACTTTTGCAAAAACAGGTATTATAATTTcaagaaaacttttatttaatgtttgtaAGGTAGTAATTGAGCTTTTTTCCCTTATATTACCAtacatttataaagtatttttgttACCATGATTTCTGTAGTGTTTTTACTTGATATTTTTAACCATTATCACTATAAAGGTGGAACATTCTGTATAGGCATGGACCTGTGGCATGGATAATGGGAGAATGACTAGACAAGGAATGCCTTGTTCTGTTTTTTCCCCTCAGACCTTTCACCTGCCCTATTGATATGTCTATGTACTGGACTAGATATTTGCCAAATACCTATGACATTCAAGTTCTCAAAGGTTACTATAATAATACATGGAGGAGGGAGTGAATGAAGGTGAAAGGGAAGGTAATGCAAAATCCAAGTGGAAACTGCTACCCCATACTTTCTCAAGTAAGAATTATGAAAGGATTTGTAATGACTTGATTCATTGTGAACTAATAGATGGTATTTTCTGTTTTGCAGAAGtccacaaaaggaagataagatACCCATGGCAGATGAATACTATGAATATAAGCACATAAAAGCCAAACTGAGACTTTTAGAGGTCCTAATCAGCAAGCAAGATGTGGCCAAAACTATTTGAGGTTCAAGAAATGTTTGTGATCATTTTCATCCaagataaagtttattttcctCTGCCATTCTTGCTGAGTAAGTAGTCTTGACATACTGAAAACTAAAGCACTTTAGTGGTAGTATTAGCTGATTTTAAGAAGGGATGGCAAGTGTAATTATAAATGATGAAAAGATTTAAGTGGGGGGAAATACAATATGTAAcagtataattagaaaaataaagtcaacTTCCTCTATGCCAAGGAGAAAACTCGTTCAGTATAATGTTTTCGGAAAACATCTAATATTTTATCAAATCTAAACAACACCCACTTGTTCAGGGAAGTCTATTTAGTGTCCAAAGACTGCTTATGCTAATGGAAAAGAGtgtgattttattaaaaactcaataagaggaggaaaagaaactcTTCTTTTTTGGTAGGAAGGAATATAGATAGAAAGTAATTTATTTGAAACTTCTAATAGATTTTtaagtgataaaaaaaatctaccttGTCCCCTTTGTCTGCTTAGGCTTTTAATACCCTAAAATATAATAGAATGTGTCActgctaattttttatttctatataaaaatagcacattattttatgttaattgaaATTTTACATTTCTGATTACCAAAGTTCATTCTGATAGCATGTACTTTGTGAATTATCTTTGTCTATAACTGACAgatgtttatattaaaataaaatattgtattgaaATTTGAAAATAGGTATTTTGGATAGGTAAGTGTCTGCAGTATATATCTAATGTGATTATAGCTATGATTGCTAATCTTTTTGTTTACTATAACTAAGATTATATAACTATTTTTTCATTGGGAATATGCATTTTTCTTAATGTTCCAAGGTCTATACTTTGTAAAGTCAAGTCAAAGAGCTTTCTTCATTCTCTATAAAATGAAAGATTTGAAAATTGTTTGCTGTGACACCTTGGAAAAAaagccaaaatattttattagtttcatcaactttatattgttttgtgttttgcttttgtaaaaataagtaaaaagtcgTTGTTTTCTCTTGTACCAACCATGTTTGTATTTCTAGTTTCTGTAATGTTTAAGCATGATGTTGAACAAATTCACATAGTTTGGGTGGGAAGAATATTGACTATTTCAGAGTCTTATTGTTTTCTCTGTATTTACCTGATATTTTGTAACTTTTATGAATCAGAATAATGTCCTTCATAATTTAATTAAAGTCATCTACTTGTAACAGGACAGATACACAACTATTTGAGGTTTACAAACTACATCTTTGATAAGGGAAATGGTTTCATGACATGTACAATTGCTATTAAAATGTAACTATATATTCTATatgattgtaaatattttatacaatacaaataaaatatttttctattatatttattatgttgAAACACAGTAGTTGTTTCCTGTTAgctaatataaataacataaataacaCTGTCAAACAACAAGTTGGAAGTGCTGACAATTCTAGACTTCAAGATTTAACTCATGCTGCAATTACATCTTTTCATGCGGTTTGGAGTTATCCCAATATTTTTTCAGTAGATAAAAATGAATGCATATTTAAACACCATTTATAAgccattatttttgtattttgctaAAGCGATCTATATAACTGTTTTGTTAAgtttggcataaaggaaaaataaaaacattgcagCATCTAGATAATAAAGTGTCAGAAGGAGAACAGGATATTTCATCAGAGAAAGTCGTGGGAAGGGTACGGAACAGGAAACACTAAAACGGCTCTGAATGAATTTTGAAAAGTGGAAGTTTGCTTTTGGTGATAGCGGCAAATGCATGCTTCAGTGGAAAACATCTGGTAATGAAAATGGACAGTTGAGGATCAATGCTTctaagggaaagaaagggactGAATAAGAGTAAGAAAAGTGGGCATTAGCGTCCAACACTGATATTACAGGTTTTGCAGCTGGGATCTTTCTTTGCATTTGCAGTAGACAAACTCATGAGCTGATGACCAGTGATTTCTGCCACGGTGCCCAGAGAAAGATCCACAGGGTCAGTGTAAATGACTTCTAAAATGACATCCTGGGCATGGTGGTATACCAGCACCCCGTCTTCTTCTGTGCAGGTCAAAAACTTATTATCCTTGGAATTTAGTTGAGGAAGACGCTGCTTACAAAATTCATCTCCTGGTGAGCCCACAGGGGCAATAACAAGAATCACATAATGATAAGCAGTGTACATACAGTAGAAGTCCCCAAAGTATAAGTTAGTATTGGGGTTAAAAAGTTTTTCTGCTGCAATCTCAAACCTGTATCTTCCGTAAGGTGAATCCTGGGGTGGCTTCCCAGTATTGAATTCAGTGCTGCAGCTGAAGAAGATGCCTTCTAATTTCCCACTGATAGGAGAGCCATGGCTGCCACTGTTATCCTTGACAGAGGGCTGCATAGCATTCCCATGATGTTCTctgcaagagaaaagaaatggtCAATGCTTGGGACAATAGTGGTAAAGCTCCTGATTTATAAATTTGAATGGATATAGGCCTAAAAGTCAACTGTCTATTAAGAGCCCAAATGCTTGTCCTATATCACATCAAGCAAAATGCATTTCTTACCTTACCTATAGCTGGCTAAGTTCTAGCCTTGACTATAGGTAAGAATGTTCTGTTGCAAACCTTGGAGGTCTTTAACATAATAAATTtcctgctcagaaaaaaaaaaaagaatttacataAATTTATAACGGTCATGGAAAAATCCAACAAAAAATTTCCTTATtagtaaatacatttttcataCTAGCATATTGGAATAACTACGTATACAATAACTCTGCATATTCCAcgctctgccttttttttttcttggaagaaTTTTTGGAAACAGATGAAGCCAATTTTAGAGTATCCAAGAACTCGAAAACAGAAGGTCAGGGcccaaagaacagagaaaatCGGAGGAATACTGACATCCAGTGGCCATCTAAAATAGACATTGGCAGTACTCCAGGAATCTAAACCTAATACCAAAGATGTGTTTATTTCTATTGCTGTATTTCTATTAAGGAAAATGGCAATAGTggatctttttccccccaaattttatGCTtaacaaatataaagaaataccTTTCTtggtgagtatatatatatatatatattcatttctatTCAACAGTTGACTGGTATAATAATTTGTGTTGCATCTCTCATTTTGTACTCTCTAAATTAAGTGAATGGCATCCACCATGAGTTATATAGACTTAAGGGTAGAAAGTTTACCAGCTAAAAGAGTCATGAACTAAACTTGGTTTTCATAGGATATTCAAACATGTAAGGCAGAAATGGTTTTtgacatcaaaatatataaacatatttgatATTGCAAAGTACTTCATTTGAACAACAAGGCTGCCTAAATGAGTTTCTCTCTCTacgatctttatttttttcacttttcacaACTTGGAGCTGATCTAAATCTGAAACTAGGATCTTGATTTAAGAAAAACTAAGCTAGTATGAAACAAAGTTTcctaatttctttttcatatacAATCTTGTCATTTTGAGAATCCTTTAGAGTTTAACATGAAaccaaggcttttaaaaataacatagggattactataatttttaattataaattaaaagttttagaactatatataggatttattttaaaagacgtAGTCTCACTTTACAAAACACATCTGCCTTATTTACTCTCCTGAAATTTTCTCATACAAATATAAAAGGATTGTAAGTATTGAAATTACCTATCACTTAAAATTCTTTTGAATTCTTGGAAACTGCTCCCAAGACTAAACATAGGCTATCTTAGAAATACTGGCCAAACTCTATAATTCAAAAGTAAacaaaagagccctggccgggtagctcagttgtttagagcatagTCCAGATATGCCGAGGTGAGgatttgatcctcagtcagggctcatacaagatcaaccaatgaatgcataaataagtggctctctctctctctctcaaaccaaaaatttaaaaaaggaaacagtcCTCATGACAGAAATCTAAAAATCCCACCTGATTCACCATATTTCAGGAAATAATCACTCTTTTAGTCTCtcatttttaaagtcttaaaagAGATCCACAGAAGAGGTGAATATTTAGTAGTTGATATGAGACAGAGGCACTGAGTTATTGAGAATTAGAGGAGTGTGTACATGAAATGATCATCAACCCTCCTTAATTAACCCTCCTTAATCTGGAGAGTTAAGATCTTTTAACTCAAATAGACAGAAATTGGTATTGCAAATGATTATGGAAAGGAATCTAAATGAAGTGGAAAAAAATTCTATGATCTAACTTTTTCTACTTAATTATTCTAGGAAATAAAATCAGAGTATAATTaactattttgaaaagaaaactaaaattgcTATTTCCCAGAACTAGACTCAAGGTAAACCTAAGCCTAGAATTTTGAATATAATTGAATAAAGCTAATATTATATGTATTTGATCCTTACCGAATATAGTCAAAGTATTCTTTGTGCTGGTTACGataaaacacagaaaattttAGCATCCGTCCTGCAATCACTTCAGCCTTCTCCAAAAGTTGTGTTAGATGAACTTTTGAAtagtctgaaaataaaaaaaaatctgttattaaaatatgttacagattcatagatagaaaGCAGACAGTTCTGGTGGGGGGGGCTATTTGGGGGAATGGAGGaagtgaacaaaaaagaaaaaactgaactcatggacatggacaacagtgtggtgattggggggcggggggcagagggttGGTGAAGATtgaagagggcatagaggagataaatgatgattagagaaaaaaatgttaccaTAAAGTGTCAACTGTGTACTTCATAAACTGAAGACTGTTACCATTGTCACCTTTAGGAAATTACATTTAACTATGAAAATATTCACTGTCTTTATGTGGcacatttttctttctacaaaaatatttttgttatggtTTATGGTTGTTTTTTAGAATACTCTTGCATTTTTTCATGCTTTGAAAGATCCtaaaacaaaatgttaataaGGAATACAGATTCTGCATAACTCAAGTAATGTCAATCAGCACCATGAAAGCTTTTCTTCAATTAGCTgataagttaaatttaaaaagcttataGTCTGAAATAAACAGCAAATAGAATGTAAGGGAGTCAAAATAATACTCATTTAATTTACTCCCTAAATCTATGAGGTTGGCAAGGTAGATTAAATATGGTGATTTTAATGATGCAGAAATTGTGGCTTATCAGTTTAATGATTTGCCAAATGTTTATGTGGTTCGTATTTTAGAGGTTAGGTCTGGTTGGCTTTTAATTGATGGTTTTCGAGTATACAAGACTATGAAAGTGTAAATCATCTCTCAAAATAATCTGATCTTTTCACCAACTTTATGTTTTGAAGTTGAGGATTATTGTTAAACTCCTGTACCAGAAGGTGAGCAGAAGTTTTCATCTACAAAGATTACAAATAAAAGCAGCCTACTTGAATTGCTCATGGTTTGTTTACTCACTGGATCAATAAACATTTAGGTTAGAACATAAGATGTACAAAGTACCATGCAAAATTAGATGACcagattaaaagataaaaatgtattattattcctCTCAAAGAACACAGAGTCTAAAGGAGGAGATAAATATACAGACAACTATGACTTATGGGGTAAACACAGGGTTTTATCTGTCATAGACTGGGCTAGAAGTAGATTAGTCTGTGGTATTGTTTTACTTCCAATATTTTGCACAGTGCATAGCAcacagtatgtgctcaataaatgttgaatgagaTGTCcagattaaaatataatttatacaaaACAGCCCTCAAAATTTACAGTTGAGGTTATAGATAAAGCTTAGATAGGTGAAACAGTCTCCGAATTGTTTTGATAAACAAACAAGCTTTAAACAGTTTAAGTTCCTCTTACATTTTACTTAGGGAAATAAAGATGCAAAATAGAGAAAAGTTTTGTGGCACATTTAAAAGCTggcattttccttattatttaccCTATAACTTCTTTAGAAGAATTATGGGACTTAGTTAAATATAAGAGCAACAAGGAGATCACTCTAAACAAAAGAAGACAAGTTTTTATTTCACCCCTTTCCCTAATGTCAAATGGTAAATTATAgctctttttaaaacatgttatacgtttttattgcttttagtgagagatgaaaggagagggagagagagatagaaacagcgatgagatagaaacatcaacatggatcagctgcctcctgcatgcctcctgctggggatcgagctggcaactgggcatgtgccctgactgggaaacaaaccAGCAAGCTCCTGGTGCAGgagttaatgctcaaccactgagcaacaccagccagcctatagctcttttttatttttaaatatattttattgattttccacagagagaaagagagagggatagagagctagaaacatcgatgagagagaaacatcgaccagctgcctcctgcacaccccctgctgggggtgtgcccgcaaccaatgtacatgcccttgaccggaatcgaacctgggacccttcagtccgcagaccgacgctctatccactgagccaaaccggtttcagctatagCTCTTTTTGATGGACAAATACTATGATACAATTTAGTCTTATGGAAAATAGCATGAATTCAAACAATGTCAAAGAGAATGTGTGGGTGTCTTACTATATCTTACTTAAATCTCCCCGGGAAGGCACAATTAAAGTAAGTGGACAGAAATACTGTAAGAGAAGTAAACACAAGGTAGATtccaaatagaaattttaattcaGGAAAGAAATTGAGGGTCAATATTAATTTCAACATGACACATCAAATATAGGTAAAAGTTATGTCAATGAGAATTCTTTATTCACTATTAATACCATATAGCAATCTTCAGCTATTTCCTTACTGATTGGTTACTGGTCTATGATCAATACCATATTTCAtctattctaaaatgtattttaaaaaacattttagtatCTTTGACATGAGTGTGACAAATGTGCTAAGAAAACACTTTCATAGTTGAATTGgcagtatttttttcttacaatcaATGACATCTTAGATAGGAAGAAATCTGGTACCAGAGAGAATTTTCCTTGCTCTCAAACATTGAAATCCTTAGCAACCAAGAATATCACAATACAGTACTTAGCAACTTTATCATAGAATAAACAAAAAGGGTTAAAGGTAAAATCAAAATAACACAGAATTAAATTCCATCCATTCAGCATACCTACTGAAGTTTTATACTGttttagattaagaaaaaaacaggagATATTGAGATTAAGCAATAGCTAAgcacatcctatgtaataaaagcctaatatgcaaagtgtccggccagccattcaaccaatcaaagcgtagtatgctaatgatatgctaaggccactcaaccacttgctatgatatTCACTGACCCAGACAGTTGACCTgtcactgtgacgtgcactgaccactagggggcagacagtcaactggtcaaccagtcactataacttgcactgaccaccagggggcagacgctctgactggtaagttagcttgctgctagggtccagctgattgggactgagggagaagggctggacacgccctggagccctcctgcggtccctccccgactggccaacctcctgcatccctcgctggccctgatcgtgcaccggttgggtcccttggtctggcctgtgccctctcgcaatctgggaccccttgggggatattggaaagctggttttggcccgatcccgcaggccaggctgagggaccccactggtgcacgaatttgtgcactaggtcTCTAGTACTGAGTATAAAATAATGCAAGTATTAGGTTGTTGGGAGGCGGGAATAGCTTATTTATCTGAAAGAAGCCTCAGCTGAGGAAAGTTGCTAAGCAACCTGCAAAAGGTGAGTCAatttgtaagatttttttctacAAGCTCCTTTAAACACTCAGTCTCTCTCAACaattattttaggaaataatCACCTAGACAGAGAGGAAACAAAGCACCATTTTGATAGACAAAAGGAGAGGATGACAGATGTATCCCTTCAACACatttaaatgctcaataaatgtttcttgattaaatgagtaaacaaatgaatgaatgaggtgaT
Coding sequences:
- the PHYHIPL gene encoding phytanoyl-CoA hydroxylase-interacting protein-like isoform X2 — its product is MEELPVPHNIKISNITCDSFKISWEMDSKSKDRITHYFIDLNKKENKNSNKFKHKDVPTKLVAKAVPLPMTVRGHWFLSPRTEYTVAVQTASKQVDGDYVVSEWSEIIEFCTADYSKVHLTQLLEKAEVIAGRMLKFSVFYRNQHKEYFDYIREHHGNAMQPSVKDNSGSHGSPISGKLEGIFFSCSTEFNTGKPPQDSPYGRYRFEIAAEKLFNPNTNLYFGDFYCMYTAYHYVILVIAPVGSPGDEFCKQRLPQLNSKDNKFLTCTEEDGVLVYHHAQDVILEVIYTDPVDLSLGTVAEITGHQLMSLSTANAKKDPSCKTCNISVGR
- the PHYHIPL gene encoding phytanoyl-CoA hydroxylase-interacting protein-like isoform X1 — its product is MEVPRLDHALNSPTSPCEEVIKNLSLEAIQLCDRDGNKSQDSGIAEMEELPVPHNIKISNITCDSFKISWEMDSKSKDRITHYFIDLNKKENKNSNKFKHKDVPTKLVAKAVPLPMTVRGHWFLSPRTEYTVAVQTASKQVDGDYVVSEWSEIIEFCTADYSKVHLTQLLEKAEVIAGRMLKFSVFYRNQHKEYFDYIREHHGNAMQPSVKDNSGSHGSPISGKLEGIFFSCSTEFNTGKPPQDSPYGRYRFEIAAEKLFNPNTNLYFGDFYCMYTAYHYVILVIAPVGSPGDEFCKQRLPQLNSKDNKFLTCTEEDGVLVYHHAQDVILEVIYTDPVDLSLGTVAEITGHQLMSLSTANAKKDPSCKTCNISVGR